One part of the Ictidomys tridecemlineatus isolate mIctTri1 chromosome 13, mIctTri1.hap1, whole genome shotgun sequence genome encodes these proteins:
- the LOC144369893 gene encoding recombining binding protein suppressor of hairless isoform X2 → MAPVVTGKFGERPPPKRLTREAMRNYLKERGDQTVLILHAKVAQKSYGNEKRFFCPPPCVYLMGSGWKKKKEQMERDGCSEQESQPCAFIGIGNSDQEMQQLNLEGKNYCTAKTLYISDSDKRKHFMLSVKMFYGNSDDIGVFLSKRIKVISKPSKKKQSLKNADLCIASGTKVALFNRLRSQTVSTRYLHVEGGNFHASSQQWGAFYIHLLDDDESEGEEFTVRDGYIHYGQTVKLVCSVTGMALPRLIIRKVDKQTALLDADDPVSQLHKCAFYLKDTERMYLCLSQERIIQFQATPCPKEPNKEMINDGASWTIISTDKLNGGGDVAMLELTGQNFTPNLRVWFGDVEAETMYRCGESMLCVVPDISAFREGWRWVRQPVQVPVTLVRNDGIIYSTSLTFTYTPEPGPRPHCSAAGAILRANSSQVPPNESNTNSEGNYTNASTNSTSVTSSTATVVS, encoded by the exons ATGGCGCCTGTTGTGACAGGGAAATTTGGTGAGAGGCCCCCACCTAAACGACTCACTAGGGAAGCCATGCgaaattatttaaaagagagaggagatCAAACAGTACTTATTCTTCATGCAAAAGTTGCACAGAAGTCatatggaaatgaaaaaaggTTTTTTTGTCCTCCTCCTTGTGTATATCTTATGGGCAGtggatggaagaaaaaaaaagaacaaatggaacgCGATGGTTGTTCTGAGCAAGAGTCTCAACCATGTGCATTTATTGGAATAGGCAATAGTGACCAAGAAATGCAGCAGCTGAACTTGGAAGGAAAGAACTATTGCACAGCAAAAACATTGTATATATCTGATTCAGATAAGAGAAAACACTTCATGCTGTCTGTAAAGATGTTCTACGGCAACAGTGATGACATTGGCGTGTTTCTGAGCAAACGGATAAAAGTCATCTCCAAACCTTCCAAAAAGAAGCAATCATTGAAGAATGCTGACTTATGCATTGCCTCAGGAACAAAGGTGGCTTTGTTTAATCGACTTCGATCCCAGACAGTTAGTACCAGATACTTGCATGTAGAAGGAGGTAATTTCCATGCCAGTTCACAGCAGTGGGGAGCATTTTACATTCATCTCTTGGATGATGATGAATCAGAAGGAGAAGAATTCACAGTCAGAGATGGTTACATCCATTATGGACAAACAGTCAAACTTGTATGTTCAGTTACTGGCATGGCACTCCCAAGATTGATAATTAGGAAAGTTGATAAACAGACAGCATTACTGGATGCAGATGATCCTGTGTCACAACTCCATAAATGTGCATTTTACCTGAAGGATACAGAAAGAATGTACTTGTGCCTTTCTCAAGAAAGAATAATCCAGTTTCAGGCCACTCCATGCCCGAAAGaaccaaataaagaaatgataaatgatggAGCTTCCTGGACAATCATTAGCACAGATAAG TTGAATGGCGGCGGGGACGTAGCAATGCTTGAACTCACAGGACAGAATTTCACTCCAAATTTACGAGTGTGGTTTGGGGATGTAGAAGCTGAAACTATGTACAGATGTGGAGAGAGCATGCTCTGTGTTGTTCCAGACATTTCTGCATTCCGAGAAGGTTGGAGATGGGTCCGGCAGCCAGTTCAGGTTCCAGTAACTTTGGTCCGTAATGATGGAATCATTTATTCCACCAGCCTTACCTTTACCTACACACCAGAACCAGGGCCACGGCCACACTGCAGTGCAGCTGGAGCAATCCTTCGAGCCAATTCAAGCCAAGTGCCCCCGAACGAATCAAACACAAACAGCGAGGGGAATTACACAAATGCCAGCACAAATTCAACCAGTGTCACATCATCTACAGCAACAGTGGTGTCCTAA
- the LOC144369893 gene encoding recombining binding protein suppressor of hairless isoform X1 codes for MAPVVTGKFGERPPPKRLTREAMRNYLKERGDQTVLILHAKVAQKSYGNEKRFFCPPPCVYLMGSGWKKKKEQMERDGCSEQESQPCAFIGIGNSDQEMQQLNLEGKNYCTAKTLYISDSDKRKHFMLSVKMFYGNSDDIGVFLSKRIKVISKPSKKKQSLKNADLCIASGTKVALFNRLRSQTVSTRYLHVEGGNFHASSQQWGAFYIHLLDDDESEGEEFTVRDGYIHYGQTVKLVCSVTGMALPRLIIRKVDKQTALLDADDPVSQLHKCAFYLKDTERMYLCLSQERIIQFQATPCPKEPNKEMINDGASWTIISTDKAEYTFYEGMGPVLAPVTPVPVVESLQLNGGGDVAMLELTGQNFTPNLRVWFGDVEAETMYRCGESMLCVVPDISAFREGWRWVRQPVQVPVTLVRNDGIIYSTSLTFTYTPEPGPRPHCSAAGAILRANSSQVPPNESNTNSEGNYTNASTNSTSVTSSTATVVS; via the coding sequence ATGGCGCCTGTTGTGACAGGGAAATTTGGTGAGAGGCCCCCACCTAAACGACTCACTAGGGAAGCCATGCgaaattatttaaaagagagaggagatCAAACAGTACTTATTCTTCATGCAAAAGTTGCACAGAAGTCatatggaaatgaaaaaaggTTTTTTTGTCCTCCTCCTTGTGTATATCTTATGGGCAGtggatggaagaaaaaaaaagaacaaatggaacgCGATGGTTGTTCTGAGCAAGAGTCTCAACCATGTGCATTTATTGGAATAGGCAATAGTGACCAAGAAATGCAGCAGCTGAACTTGGAAGGAAAGAACTATTGCACAGCAAAAACATTGTATATATCTGATTCAGATAAGAGAAAACACTTCATGCTGTCTGTAAAGATGTTCTACGGCAACAGTGATGACATTGGCGTGTTTCTGAGCAAACGGATAAAAGTCATCTCCAAACCTTCCAAAAAGAAGCAATCATTGAAGAATGCTGACTTATGCATTGCCTCAGGAACAAAGGTGGCTTTGTTTAATCGACTTCGATCCCAGACAGTTAGTACCAGATACTTGCATGTAGAAGGAGGTAATTTCCATGCCAGTTCACAGCAGTGGGGAGCATTTTACATTCATCTCTTGGATGATGATGAATCAGAAGGAGAAGAATTCACAGTCAGAGATGGTTACATCCATTATGGACAAACAGTCAAACTTGTATGTTCAGTTACTGGCATGGCACTCCCAAGATTGATAATTAGGAAAGTTGATAAACAGACAGCATTACTGGATGCAGATGATCCTGTGTCACAACTCCATAAATGTGCATTTTACCTGAAGGATACAGAAAGAATGTACTTGTGCCTTTCTCAAGAAAGAATAATCCAGTTTCAGGCCACTCCATGCCCGAAAGaaccaaataaagaaatgataaatgatggAGCTTCCTGGACAATCATTAGCACAGATAAGGCAGAGTATACATTTTATGAGGGAATGGGCCCTGTCCTTGCCCCAGTCACCCCTGTGCCTGTCGTAGAAAGTCTTCAGTTGAATGGCGGCGGGGACGTAGCAATGCTTGAACTCACAGGACAGAATTTCACTCCAAATTTACGAGTGTGGTTTGGGGATGTAGAAGCTGAAACTATGTACAGATGTGGAGAGAGCATGCTCTGTGTTGTTCCAGACATTTCTGCATTCCGAGAAGGTTGGAGATGGGTCCGGCAGCCAGTTCAGGTTCCAGTAACTTTGGTCCGTAATGATGGAATCATTTATTCCACCAGCCTTACCTTTACCTACACACCAGAACCAGGGCCACGGCCACACTGCAGTGCAGCTGGAGCAATCCTTCGAGCCAATTCAAGCCAAGTGCCCCCGAACGAATCAAACACAAACAGCGAGGGGAATTACACAAATGCCAGCACAAATTCAACCAGTGTCACATCATCTACAGCAACAGTGGTGTCCTAA